From Bacteroidota bacterium, the proteins below share one genomic window:
- a CDS encoding PKD domain-containing protein — MQRNFKLLIICILSLLTQSAIAQVTANFTSNVTSGCSPLIVNFSSTSTGSPTSFTWDFGDGIGNSNLQNPSYSYANPGVYTVTLTVSNGSSTDSETKTNYITVFRNPSASFSISQDTVCENIPITFTSTSTPGDGAINQYSWTFNDGTPSVTGVSSTSHAFSNGGSSIRFYVPVLLINDVNGCNSTYNQDSVWIVPVPVPGFFIASVNSCSAPATAQFTNTSTNTTSFQWDFGDPASGANNTSSLTNPSHTYNTAGTYTVTLTAGVNGCDSSYTMQVSILQPVADFSASDTSICLGETVQFTNTGSSGSLNWNFGDPASGSNNTSTLANPTHTFNTVGTFVTQLIVSVGNCRDTITRNIQVNPPPVAAFTSPDRQGCSVPFPVTFNATTPGISGWSWTFGDPGSGSNTATTQNPSHTYNAFGQYSVTLIVTDANGCKDTLTQVNYVQVIAPTVNFSQTDSGCVGETFNFNAVVTSPADPTIASYQWNWGDGNTSTVTTAGTSHTYNAAGIYDVTLTITTSTGCTATLTRTQFIRVGTRPTAGITSPIDTICFKETVSFLDASLPPVTGWLWNFGDGGSSTTQNPSHQFNLDTSGVADPFDITLIAFYNGCPDTFVLQDQIVVLGPIPAFTITYNCANPYSVAFTNTSGGATSYSWDFADGSGLSTQTSPTHVFPDNTNYPVTLEATNADNGCVVETTLVAQVREPIANAVVNTQQACYPGTIYFTGSGSQDANQYQWTFGEGIAGVRDTTRFADTLHLYNSVGNYTATLSITDIHGCIDTAQVPIAIVGPDAHFTASPLTDCAPMTVTFRDSSQTFGGAIAQWSWNFGNGNTHVTTNSTDTSSYTTPGNYNVTLTVTDVNGCTDVITLTNYIRPTRPTPILAFNPVDTNACINETIGMSVNPGPYVANPLTYSWNFGDGNTLPSGSSNELHSYTANGDYPVTVVVTDANGCTDSTIRTIKVYTTPASVSITTTDTCVVENGIKKAQVYATIVSDSNAYVSSWSWDLGVTAFPNSSLSTVQYAYSVPPGSYDVSLTVLNQFGCRDTVILPGAIVVPGPTGSFTFAPDSGCSPLSVTFNGTSTGAAFYSWDFGDGTVLSEVELDTVSHTYTGNGSYVPQFYLGFQLPVSQSFCYVPVPIFDTVKVTSLIGVDILEDTIEVTDGEQDTLHVFVTDPNNNPPYTYNWTPASQVTQDLLDDETFYATTTGNTQYYYVSVPFGVSGCSAIDSVLVVYRVCEGELKIPNVFTPDDDGKNDTYYVKDLCNYDGFEFRIYNRWGRIIYESSDPDFQWDGKTTGGELANEGVYYYVMKTKTKELKGWIQLIRE; from the coding sequence ATGCAAAGGAATTTCAAGTTACTGATTATCTGCATTTTAAGTCTTCTGACCCAAAGTGCGATCGCACAGGTTACAGCGAACTTTACTTCCAACGTCACATCCGGTTGCTCGCCGCTGATCGTCAACTTCAGCAGCACATCTACCGGAAGCCCTACTTCCTTCACCTGGGATTTCGGTGATGGCATTGGCAATTCGAATCTTCAGAACCCCTCCTATTCCTACGCTAACCCGGGTGTCTATACGGTAACACTCACGGTTTCCAACGGCTCTTCAACGGATTCGGAAACGAAAACGAATTACATTACGGTCTTCCGGAATCCATCCGCTTCCTTCTCGATCAGTCAGGACACGGTTTGCGAGAACATCCCCATCACGTTTACCAGTACGTCCACTCCCGGCGATGGCGCCATCAATCAATATAGCTGGACATTCAACGATGGTACTCCTTCTGTCACCGGCGTTTCTTCCACCTCACACGCGTTTTCGAATGGCGGCTCTTCCATTCGTTTCTATGTGCCGGTATTGCTGATCAACGACGTGAACGGTTGCAATAGCACCTACAATCAGGATTCTGTTTGGATTGTCCCGGTTCCAGTTCCGGGTTTCTTCATTGCCAGTGTTAATTCCTGCAGCGCTCCCGCCACTGCACAATTCACCAACACTTCCACAAATACCACCAGCTTCCAATGGGATTTCGGTGATCCTGCGAGTGGTGCCAATAATACGTCTTCACTGACGAACCCATCTCACACGTATAATACCGCGGGCACCTACACCGTTACGCTGACGGCAGGGGTGAACGGCTGCGACAGTTCCTACACGATGCAGGTCAGCATCCTGCAGCCGGTGGCTGACTTCAGCGCCTCGGACACTTCGATATGTCTCGGTGAAACGGTTCAGTTCACCAATACCGGTTCCAGCGGTTCATTGAACTGGAACTTCGGCGACCCTGCTTCCGGTTCCAACAACACGTCAACACTGGCCAATCCGACCCACACCTTCAACACGGTGGGAACATTTGTAACACAATTGATCGTGTCCGTTGGAAATTGCCGGGACACCATCACACGAAATATCCAGGTCAACCCACCGCCGGTGGCAGCGTTCACTTCTCCCGATCGCCAGGGATGCAGCGTTCCCTTCCCCGTTACATTCAACGCTACCACGCCCGGGATTTCCGGTTGGAGCTGGACGTTTGGCGATCCAGGCAGTGGTTCCAATACCGCTACCACGCAGAACCCCAGTCATACCTACAACGCGTTCGGGCAATATTCCGTCACCCTTATCGTGACCGACGCGAATGGCTGTAAGGATACATTGACCCAGGTCAACTACGTTCAGGTGATCGCACCGACCGTAAACTTTTCCCAGACCGACAGCGGATGCGTCGGTGAGACGTTCAACTTCAATGCAGTGGTCACCTCACCGGCTGATCCCACGATCGCAAGCTACCAATGGAATTGGGGGGATGGCAATACGTCCACCGTCACCACCGCCGGTACTTCCCATACCTATAATGCAGCGGGCATCTACGATGTCACACTGACGATCACCACCTCCACCGGCTGTACGGCCACCTTGACCAGAACGCAGTTCATCCGTGTCGGTACCCGCCCGACAGCAGGAATTACTTCTCCGATCGATACCATTTGCTTCAAGGAAACGGTCTCTTTCCTCGACGCCTCCCTGCCACCTGTTACCGGCTGGTTGTGGAACTTCGGTGATGGTGGTTCCAGTACCACGCAGAACCCCAGCCATCAGTTCAACCTGGACACTTCCGGAGTCGCCGATCCTTTCGACATCACCCTGATCGCATTTTATAACGGCTGTCCCGATACGTTTGTCCTCCAGGACCAAATCGTCGTACTGGGGCCGATTCCCGCTTTCACGATCACGTACAATTGCGCCAACCCGTATTCTGTCGCGTTCACCAATACATCCGGCGGAGCCACGTCCTACTCCTGGGACTTCGCGGACGGTTCTGGCCTATCCACGCAGACCAGCCCTACCCACGTTTTTCCTGACAACACCAATTATCCCGTAACGCTCGAAGCGACCAACGCCGACAACGGATGCGTGGTGGAAACGACCCTGGTCGCGCAGGTCCGTGAACCGATCGCCAATGCTGTGGTGAATACTCAGCAAGCCTGTTATCCGGGGACCATCTATTTCACCGGAAGCGGCTCGCAGGACGCCAACCAATACCAGTGGACTTTCGGAGAAGGCATCGCGGGCGTACGCGATACCACACGCTTTGCCGACACCCTGCATCTCTACAATAGCGTTGGCAATTACACCGCCACGCTCTCCATTACCGACATTCACGGTTGCATCGACACGGCTCAGGTTCCGATTGCCATTGTAGGCCCGGACGCGCATTTCACGGCAAGCCCATTGACGGACTGTGCCCCCATGACCGTCACCTTCCGCGACAGCAGCCAGACTTTCGGAGGAGCGATCGCCCAGTGGTCCTGGAATTTCGGCAACGGCAACACCCATGTTACCACCAATTCAACCGATACCAGCAGCTATACTACGCCCGGCAACTACAATGTCACGCTGACTGTGACCGACGTGAACGGCTGTACCGATGTGATCACGCTGACGAACTACATCCGACCTACCCGGCCCACGCCGATCCTGGCCTTTAACCCCGTTGACACCAACGCCTGCATCAACGAAACGATCGGCATGAGCGTCAACCCGGGACCTTATGTCGCGAATCCGCTTACCTATTCGTGGAATTTCGGCGATGGGAACACCCTGCCGTCCGGCAGTTCCAATGAACTGCACAGCTACACGGCCAATGGCGATTACCCGGTAACGGTCGTTGTGACCGATGCCAACGGTTGTACGGATTCGACAATTCGCACGATCAAGGTTTATACGACTCCCGCCTCCGTGAGTATCACCACGACCGATACCTGTGTGGTTGAAAACGGTATCAAGAAAGCTCAGGTGTACGCGACGATCGTGAGCGACAGCAACGCTTATGTATCCAGTTGGTCCTGGGATCTCGGCGTTACGGCTTTCCCGAATTCATCCTTATCGACCGTTCAATATGCTTACAGTGTTCCGCCGGGCTCCTACGATGTCAGCCTGACGGTCCTCAACCAGTTCGGTTGCCGGGACACGGTCATCCTGCCCGGTGCGATCGTGGTCCCTGGTCCGACCGGAAGTTTCACCTTTGCCCCGGATAGCGGATGCAGTCCCCTTTCCGTCACGTTCAACGGAACAAGTACCGGCGCTGCGTTCTACTCTTGGGATTTCGGTGACGGAACGGTTCTCAGTGAAGTGGAACTCGACACCGTTTCGCATACCTACACCGGCAATGGTAGTTACGTCCCCCAGTTCTATCTCGGATTCCAGCTACCTGTCAGCCAGTCGTTCTGTTATGTGCCAGTACCGATCTTTGACACCGTAAAGGTCACATCCCTCATCGGTGTCGATATTCTGGAAGATACCATCGAGGTCACCGATGGTGAACAGGACACGCTCCATGTCTTCGTCACCGATCCCAATAACAACCCGCCCTACACCTACAACTGGACTCCTGCCAGTCAGGTGACCCAGGACCTGTTGGATGACGAGACGTTCTACGCCACGACCACCGGCAATACCCAGTACTACTATGTCAGTGTTCCCTTCGGAGTTTCCGGCTGCTCTGCCATCGATTCCGTGCTCGTGGTGTACCGTGTCTGCGAGGGCGAATTGAAAATCCCGAACGTGTTCACGCCGGATGATGACGGCAAGAACGATACCTACTACGTCAAGGACCTTTGCAATTACGACGGTTTCGAGTTCCGTATCTACAATCGCTGGGGTCGCATCATTTACGAATCTTCGGACCCGGATTTTCAATGGGATGGAAAGACGACCGGAGGCGAACTGGCCAACGAAGGCGTCTACTATTACGTGATGAAGACGAAAACAAAGGAGTTGAAAGGCTGGATCCAGTTGATCCGGGAGTGA
- a CDS encoding ABC transporter permease — protein sequence MLNFLFRRLWNGLLVVAGVAVFVFLLFSVLPADPARMMLGQQADSASLAIINRDLGRDLSVSRQFVVFINDLSPLSLHSTDTVSRYYAHKEKYGSVVHLLRLGKTELVAKLPYLRKSYQNKRPVSEILLEKLPETGILALASILLATFLGIILGLVAALNKDRWPDRLALAFSVAGVSLPSFFAAILIAWWLGYAWSDWTGLEMTGSLREIDPFHGEYIAWKNLLLPTLVLGLRPMAIITQLTRSSLLEVLSLDYIRTARAKGVSSRRVLLRHALRNALNPIVTAVSGWLGSLLAGAVFVEYIFGWNGIGKLTVHALEQYDLPLVMGVVLFISVIFVILNLIADLINAWLDPRIRVGG from the coding sequence ATGCTGAATTTCCTCTTCCGGCGTTTATGGAACGGCTTGCTTGTCGTAGCCGGTGTAGCTGTATTCGTCTTTCTGCTATTTTCCGTCCTCCCCGCTGACCCGGCACGGATGATGTTGGGTCAGCAGGCGGATTCAGCCTCGCTTGCGATCATCAACCGCGACCTCGGACGTGATCTTTCCGTTTCCCGGCAATTCGTTGTCTTCATTAATGACCTCTCGCCACTCTCCTTGCATTCGACCGATACGGTCAGCCGTTATTATGCTCATAAGGAGAAGTACGGTTCGGTCGTTCACCTGCTTCGGCTCGGGAAGACCGAACTTGTTGCGAAGTTGCCTTATCTGCGTAAGTCCTATCAGAACAAACGTCCCGTTTCGGAAATCCTACTGGAGAAATTACCTGAGACCGGGATACTGGCGCTTGCATCCATTTTACTCGCGACCTTTTTAGGAATTATACTCGGACTGGTAGCAGCCTTGAACAAGGATCGTTGGCCGGATCGGTTGGCGCTCGCTTTTTCTGTCGCGGGTGTTTCGTTGCCGAGCTTCTTTGCCGCTATCCTAATTGCCTGGTGGTTGGGTTATGCCTGGAGCGACTGGACCGGATTGGAGATGACCGGGAGTTTACGCGAGATCGACCCGTTCCATGGTGAATACATCGCCTGGAAGAACCTGCTGTTGCCCACCCTGGTGCTTGGTCTTCGTCCGATGGCGATCATCACTCAACTTACCCGTAGTTCCCTCTTGGAGGTCTTGTCGCTCGACTATATTCGTACGGCCCGCGCGAAGGGTGTATCCTCCCGCCGTGTTCTGTTGCGACATGCGCTTCGTAACGCGCTCAACCCGATCGTAACCGCCGTGAGCGGCTGGCTGGGCTCCTTGCTGGCAGGCGCCGTTTTTGTGGAATATATCTTCGGTTGGAACGGTATCGGTAAGCTTACGGTACATGCTTTAGAGCAGTATGACCTGCCACTCGTGATGGGCGTGGTACTTTTCATCTCCGTCATCTTTGTCATATTGAACCTGATCGCCGACCTGATCAACGCCTGGTTGGACCCGCGCATCCGCGTCGGCGGATAA
- a CDS encoding triose-phosphate isomerase — MRTPLVAGNWKMNLQYAEAMTLVDAIVDGLPENNGAEIVLAPPTIYLHDVLDRIQRKPGIALSAQDVSAYERGAFTGEVAASMLASVGVEYVIVGHSERREYHHEDHPLLAAKVDRVLEQSLLPIFCCGEKLDDRTAGRHFELIEQQLHESLFHLSPEKVTECVIAYEPVWAIGTGVVATTGQAQEMHRFIRQLLFARYGEPIASEMRILYGGSVNATNASDLFTCPDVDGGLVGGASLKAVDFLSIIAAAGTNR, encoded by the coding sequence ATGAGAACTCCACTCGTCGCAGGCAACTGGAAAATGAACCTGCAATATGCCGAAGCGATGACCCTGGTCGATGCGATCGTTGATGGCTTGCCGGAAAACAACGGCGCGGAAATCGTGCTGGCACCGCCGACTATCTACCTGCACGATGTGCTGGACCGCATTCAGCGAAAGCCCGGTATCGCACTGTCGGCTCAGGATGTCTCCGCCTACGAACGTGGCGCTTTTACCGGTGAAGTAGCGGCTTCCATGCTGGCTTCGGTGGGTGTCGAGTATGTGATCGTTGGACATAGCGAACGACGGGAATATCATCACGAGGATCACCCTTTGCTGGCGGCAAAGGTCGATCGCGTGCTGGAGCAATCGCTGTTGCCCATTTTCTGTTGTGGAGAAAAACTGGATGACCGTACTGCAGGCCGACATTTTGAATTGATCGAACAGCAATTGCACGAGAGCCTCTTTCATCTTTCTCCTGAGAAAGTGACAGAATGTGTGATCGCTTATGAACCGGTTTGGGCGATCGGTACCGGGGTGGTCGCCACGACAGGCCAGGCGCAGGAGATGCACCGCTTCATTCGACAATTGCTTTTTGCCCGGTATGGCGAACCGATTGCATCCGAAATGCGGATCCTCTACGGCGGGAGCGTAAATGCTACCAATGCAAGCGATCTGTTTACTTGCCCGGATGTGGACGGCGGACTGGTAGGCGGCGCGTCCCTGAAAGCTGTCGATTTCCTTTCCATCATCGCAGCCGCTGGCACGAACCGCTGA
- the prmA gene encoding 50S ribosomal protein L11 methyltransferase — MSWIKVSMQAAGIDPEVVLAWAAELDFDAFEQEGSILNAYVPADRFDEAAFGRLASEFPFGENLRWTASLLEDKNWNETWEKQYEPVRIDQRVTIRAPFHPAAPEGDIALEIEPKMSFGTGHHPTTTLMIRMMLRESFIGKTVLDLGCGSGVLGILAARLGAVEVTGIDIDVWAVENTRENCERNGITCMRVEQGDARAIGERQFDFVLANINRNILVKEMPVMANAMHPNALLMMSGFLNQDLPVIREAAAASGLHFIYTETDNEWAAITFKKP; from the coding sequence ATGAGCTGGATCAAAGTTTCCATGCAGGCTGCGGGTATCGACCCGGAAGTGGTACTGGCCTGGGCCGCCGAGCTGGATTTCGATGCTTTCGAGCAGGAGGGAAGCATCCTCAACGCTTACGTTCCGGCTGACCGATTCGATGAAGCCGCATTCGGTCGCCTGGCAAGTGAATTTCCATTCGGCGAAAATTTGCGCTGGACCGCTTCGTTATTGGAAGACAAGAACTGGAATGAAACCTGGGAAAAGCAGTATGAACCGGTACGAATCGACCAGCGCGTGACCATCCGCGCCCCCTTTCATCCAGCCGCACCGGAAGGCGATATTGCTTTGGAGATCGAGCCGAAGATGTCATTCGGAACCGGTCATCATCCAACCACCACCCTGATGATTCGCATGATGCTGCGCGAATCGTTCATTGGGAAAACGGTCCTGGACCTCGGCTGTGGAAGCGGAGTGTTGGGCATCCTGGCAGCCCGACTGGGTGCCGTCGAGGTGACGGGAATCGATATTGATGTTTGGGCCGTGGAGAATACCCGGGAAAACTGCGAGCGCAACGGGATCACTTGCATGCGAGTGGAGCAAGGAGATGCACGCGCGATCGGTGAAAGGCAATTCGACTTCGTCCTCGCCAACATCAACCGGAATATACTGGTCAAGGAAATGCCGGTCATGGCAAATGCCATGCATCCGAATGCTCTCCTGATGATGAGCGGATTCCTGAACCAGGATCTTCCGGTCATCCGGGAAGCAGCTGCCGCTTCCGGACTTCACTTCATCTACACTGAAACCGATAACGAATGGGCTGCCATAACCTTCAAAAAACCATGA
- the plsY gene encoding glycerol-3-phosphate 1-O-acyltransferase PlsY → MLTPVNLFGLLLAYLVGSIPSAVWVGRTFYGIDVREYGSGNAGATNTFRVLGKKPGIVVLIMDVLKGFAGVKLAYLVGDYDPASPEFIDFELALSVCALLGHIFPVYVGFRGGKGVATMLGILVAVHTPAALICAGVFLLSLLITGYVSLSSMAAGLAFPVVIMVFYSTNSSINIFSLAVAIMILVTHQRNIERLIAGEESRVKWHPRNKIA, encoded by the coding sequence GTGCTGACACCCGTCAACCTGTTCGGTCTATTACTGGCTTATCTCGTAGGATCCATTCCGTCCGCGGTTTGGGTCGGAAGAACCTTTTATGGCATCGATGTACGGGAATATGGCAGCGGCAACGCGGGTGCCACGAATACGTTCAGGGTCCTCGGTAAAAAGCCTGGCATCGTAGTACTGATCATGGATGTGCTGAAGGGATTCGCAGGGGTGAAGCTGGCTTACCTGGTCGGCGATTATGATCCGGCATCTCCGGAATTCATCGATTTCGAATTGGCCCTTTCCGTGTGCGCCTTGTTAGGGCACATCTTTCCGGTTTATGTCGGCTTCCGGGGTGGAAAAGGAGTTGCCACCATGCTGGGCATACTGGTCGCTGTGCACACGCCGGCAGCGTTGATCTGCGCCGGTGTATTTTTGCTCTCGCTGTTGATCACCGGCTACGTTTCCCTGAGCAGTATGGCGGCCGGCTTGGCTTTTCCGGTGGTCATCATGGTTTTTTATTCCACCAATTCCAGTATCAACATCTTTTCGCTGGCAGTGGCGATCATGATCCTGGTGACGCACCAGCGCAATATCGAGCGATTGATCGCCGGCGAGGAGTCACGGGTGAAGTGGCATCCCCGTAATAAGATAGCTTGA
- a CDS encoding serine hydrolase, with amino-acid sequence MLQQYWVLGLFWLLSFGKASAAGVPFETPEARRWADSVLATLSPAERIAQMFMVSSWSNRDSVHIREIEKLIEDWGIGGVIFFQGDPMRQALMTNDYQQRSKVPLLIGIDGEWGLSMRLDSTVRFPRQMTLSAMKNDSLIYRMGLEIGRQLNRMGIHTNFAPDADVNNNAQNPVIGSRSFSDDPALVSRRALLYQRALQSSRILGNGKHFPGHGDVDTDSHLALPLLAKSRLALDSMELRPFRDMINDGLASVMVAHMSIPALDSTPALPSTLSKRIVTGLLQEELGFQGLIYTDALNMKGVAACFRPGELELAAFQAGNDIFLCPEDVHKGVETLLQAVNDSVIRQEEVDRRVRKILMAKYWCGLSTRPLVDTTNLLGDLNTPEALSMQFDLFSEAITILKNERELLPLRALDSIRIASVVIGDRKYNAFQENLRKYARVDVFAEDKDAPVSQFEALFTFLKNYDLVVLSLHGTTMKAQNGYGIPEVARKFVDSVMLNYPTVFVDFGNAYTLTRFNRLNKAKAVVLAYEDFPYVHGLAAQVVMGGLRAEGGLPVKVSEKYTRESGLTTVGPIRLTFTTPEKAGMSSRTLSRIDTIVAEAIRAKAMPGCQVLVARKGMVVFRKSYGYHTYDSLLAVRDDDLYDIASITKVAGTGLMAMKVFDQGKIDLNQPLARYLPRLRNSGKKGLTIREIMAHQGGLVSWIPYWKKTVSANGPDSLYYRRTPDERFSVRVSDSLFTFPQLADSILDWSVKSPAGERGKYVYSDLGPIFLRFALERVADKPIDQFLEEQFFSPLQLNNTLYKPWQNFSADRIIPTERDTAFRKKLVLGDVHDPAAAMQGGVSGNAGLFSNAGDLAVIFQMLLNHGSYAGRQYLKPNTVSMFTRRQFTQGNNRRGLLFDKPEIDPSKSSPCAASASPETFGHQGFTGTCVWADPKEELLVIFLSNRVFPDATNDKLVKMNIRTRIQQAAYDAILDQ; translated from the coding sequence ATGCTGCAACAGTATTGGGTCCTGGGATTGTTCTGGCTGCTTTCGTTCGGTAAAGCGTCGGCTGCCGGGGTACCATTTGAAACGCCTGAGGCCAGGCGCTGGGCGGACTCCGTCCTGGCGACACTTTCGCCTGCGGAACGGATCGCCCAGATGTTTATGGTTTCATCCTGGAGCAACCGGGATAGTGTCCATATCCGGGAGATCGAAAAACTGATTGAAGACTGGGGAATCGGCGGGGTGATCTTTTTTCAGGGTGATCCCATGCGTCAGGCCTTGATGACGAACGATTATCAACAGCGGTCCAAAGTCCCGCTACTGATCGGGATCGACGGTGAGTGGGGATTGTCGATGCGTCTGGATAGTACCGTGCGCTTTCCCCGTCAAATGACGCTCTCGGCGATGAAGAATGACTCCCTGATCTACCGGATGGGCTTGGAGATCGGACGCCAGCTCAACCGAATGGGCATTCATACCAATTTCGCTCCCGATGCTGACGTTAATAACAACGCGCAAAATCCGGTCATCGGTAGCCGCTCTTTCAGCGATGATCCGGCCCTGGTTTCACGTCGTGCGTTGCTGTATCAAAGGGCACTGCAATCCTCGCGTATCCTTGGAAACGGGAAGCACTTCCCAGGGCACGGTGACGTGGATACCGATTCTCATCTGGCGCTGCCGCTGTTGGCGAAGAGCAGACTTGCCCTTGATTCGATGGAACTTCGGCCCTTTCGGGATATGATCAACGACGGTTTGGCATCCGTCATGGTCGCCCATATGTCCATCCCCGCACTCGATTCAACTCCTGCCTTGCCATCGACTTTGTCGAAACGCATTGTCACCGGACTGCTGCAGGAAGAGTTGGGCTTTCAGGGGCTGATCTATACCGACGCCTTGAACATGAAGGGTGTTGCAGCATGCTTCCGGCCGGGTGAATTGGAGTTGGCTGCCTTCCAGGCCGGGAACGATATTTTCCTCTGCCCGGAAGATGTACACAAAGGGGTGGAAACACTTTTACAGGCTGTCAACGATAGTGTCATTCGTCAGGAAGAAGTGGATCGAAGGGTCCGGAAGATCCTGATGGCGAAATACTGGTGCGGCCTCTCCACGCGGCCCTTGGTCGATACGACCAATCTGCTTGGCGATCTGAATACACCTGAGGCCTTGTCGATGCAGTTCGATCTTTTTAGCGAGGCCATTACGATCCTGAAAAACGAACGGGAACTCCTGCCGCTACGGGCATTGGATTCGATCCGGATCGCTTCGGTCGTGATTGGCGACCGTAAGTACAATGCGTTTCAGGAAAACCTCCGGAAATACGCGCGCGTGGATGTATTTGCTGAGGACAAGGATGCGCCGGTCAGTCAGTTCGAGGCGCTGTTCACATTTCTGAAGAATTACGACCTGGTTGTTCTCAGCCTTCACGGAACAACCATGAAAGCGCAGAACGGCTACGGTATTCCGGAAGTGGCCCGGAAGTTCGTGGATTCGGTCATGTTGAATTACCCGACTGTATTCGTCGACTTCGGTAATGCTTATACCCTTACGCGTTTCAACAGGCTCAACAAAGCGAAAGCCGTTGTGCTGGCATACGAGGATTTTCCATATGTACATGGACTTGCCGCGCAGGTCGTGATGGGTGGTCTGCGTGCGGAAGGTGGATTACCGGTGAAAGTTTCCGAAAAATACACCCGCGAATCCGGACTTACTACGGTCGGTCCGATCCGATTGACATTTACCACTCCGGAAAAGGCAGGAATGAGCAGCCGGACCTTATCCAGAATCGATACGATTGTTGCTGAAGCGATCCGCGCGAAAGCCATGCCCGGTTGCCAGGTGCTCGTGGCGAGGAAGGGAATGGTGGTGTTCAGAAAGTCGTATGGCTATCATACTTACGATTCGCTGCTTGCCGTCCGGGATGATGACCTGTATGATATTGCGTCCATCACCAAGGTGGCCGGCACCGGCCTGATGGCCATGAAAGTCTTCGATCAGGGCAAGATCGATTTGAATCAACCCTTGGCCCGTTACCTGCCACGACTACGGAACAGCGGCAAGAAGGGCCTGACGATCCGGGAGATCATGGCTCACCAGGGAGGATTGGTTTCCTGGATACCGTATTGGAAGAAGACGGTTTCGGCCAATGGTCCTGACAGTTTGTACTATCGCCGTACACCCGACGAGCGCTTCTCTGTCAGGGTATCGGACAGTCTCTTTACATTTCCTCAATTGGCGGATAGTATCCTGGATTGGTCAGTCAAAAGCCCGGCGGGAGAGCGGGGCAAATACGTGTATTCCGATCTCGGCCCCATTTTCCTGCGCTTTGCGCTGGAGCGTGTAGCGGACAAACCCATCGATCAATTCCTGGAAGAGCAATTTTTCAGTCCGCTACAACTGAATAATACGTTGTATAAACCCTGGCAGAACTTCTCCGCAGACCGCATCATTCCGACAGAGCGGGATACTGCCTTTCGGAAAAAACTAGTGCTGGGTGATGTGCATGATCCTGCCGCCGCCATGCAGGGCGGCGTGTCCGGCAACGCGGGTCTTTTCAGCAATGCGGGTGATCTCGCCGTCATCTTCCAGATGTTGCTCAATCATGGTAGTTACGCGGGACGTCAGTACCTGAAGCCGAATACGGTGAGTATGTTCACCCGCAGGCAATTCACCCAAGGCAACAACCGCCGTGGCTTGTTGTTCGATAAACCTGAAATCGATCCTTCCAAGTCCAGTCCGTGTGCAGCATCCGCATCTCCTGAAACATTCGGACACCAGGGATTCACCGGAACCTGTGTCTGGGCTGACCCGAAGGAGGAGTTACTGGTGATTTTCCTTTCCAACCGGGTTTTCCCGGATGCAACCAACGATAAGCTGGTGAAAATGAACATTCGGACACGGATCCAGCAGGCGGCCTACGACGCGATACTCGACCAGTAA